A portion of the Acidisarcina polymorpha genome contains these proteins:
- a CDS encoding DUF3761 domain-containing protein gives MRNEVLPLKWRLNILTFALMVLTCLIGRAQAPVGAPAGSSGQCNDGTFSTSATKKGACRGHQGVKVWYATAETTPTGSAQPAPAAAPATATNAPTPSSVSQQSATPTSTKARSSAASGTPAPGGGPGLVWLNTSSNVYHCPGTKYYGTTKVGKYVTEADAKAAGAHADHGKACAQ, from the coding sequence ATGCGGAATGAGGTTCTTCCATTGAAATGGCGGCTCAACATACTCACTTTTGCATTGATGGTTCTGACTTGCCTCATTGGCAGGGCACAGGCGCCCGTCGGGGCACCTGCAGGCTCTAGCGGCCAGTGCAATGATGGAACATTTTCAACCAGTGCGACAAAGAAGGGAGCATGCCGCGGTCATCAGGGAGTCAAAGTCTGGTATGCAACCGCGGAAACAACTCCCACAGGTTCCGCTCAACCCGCACCGGCTGCCGCACCGGCCACCGCTACTAACGCCCCCACACCTTCCTCGGTGTCTCAGCAGAGCGCCACTCCAACTTCGACCAAGGCCCGCAGTAGCGCTGCATCGGGAACGCCAGCGCCAGGAGGTGGTCCTGGTTTGGTATGGCTGAACACTTCCAGCAATGTCTATCACTGCCCGGGAACAAAGTACTACGGCACCACCAAAGTGGGAAAATATGTGACCGAAGCGGATGCCAAGGCGGCTGGTGCTCACGCGGATCATGGAAAAGCTTGTGCGCAGTGA
- a CDS encoding transposase: MAMRWPDGVRCSVCGNDKISKISRKGGSKNKRGQIYQCLPNLPMP, encoded by the coding sequence GTGGCGATGCGTTGGCCCGATGGAGTTCGGTGTTCAGTCTGCGGAAACGACAAAATCTCCAAGATCAGCCGTAAGGGTGGAAGCAAGAACAAGCGCGGCCAAATCTACCAATGCCTGCCAAATCTACCAATGCCTTAG
- a CDS encoding ATP-binding protein produces MEETQKYRLMHEIHEAFTPGAPIDSKDLFAGRKKQRERVMGTIFQKGQHAILFGERGVGKTSLANTIYDFLVMMGKFKYQRARVNCSEETEFGDIWRSVFKQLTYEPNRDVTLSLEDALPDNPSPENIKETFQLMSGPSIVVIDELDRLGDPDIQTRLADTIKTLSDNAIDTTLILVGVADTIEQLIAEHESIQRALVQVPMQRMSKAELLEIVDKGLFKCEPLIILPYVRERIADYSHGLPFYAHLLAREAALNAVDAERTVIVIDDLEYAVKQAVDSQLESMLGAYNRAVSAPRGNNYKPVLLACALALKNEQRMFFARDVMEPLRCITTKIYKVPAFAKHLKEFCEETHGPILERRGPPRKVQYRFIAPLMEPYVILRGLAENLIKEAQLIPPSERSTAFAQLSLLPPASDPAIEL; encoded by the coding sequence ATGGAAGAAACCCAAAAATATCGTCTAATGCACGAAATTCACGAAGCCTTCACGCCCGGAGCCCCGATCGACAGCAAAGACTTATTTGCGGGCCGCAAAAAGCAGAGAGAGCGGGTCATGGGAACGATTTTTCAAAAAGGCCAACACGCGATTCTTTTTGGGGAAAGAGGCGTCGGGAAGACTTCCCTTGCGAATACGATATATGACTTTTTGGTGATGATGGGCAAGTTCAAGTATCAGCGGGCCCGCGTTAACTGTAGCGAGGAAACCGAGTTTGGCGACATCTGGCGCTCGGTTTTTAAGCAGTTGACCTACGAACCAAACAGGGACGTGACCCTCTCGCTTGAAGACGCGCTTCCTGATAACCCAAGTCCAGAAAACATCAAAGAGACCTTCCAGCTCATGAGTGGGCCGAGCATTGTTGTCATCGACGAACTGGATCGGCTGGGCGATCCCGATATTCAAACCAGACTCGCTGACACAATCAAAACCCTTTCAGACAACGCCATTGATACCACTCTGATTTTGGTAGGAGTTGCGGACACGATTGAGCAACTCATTGCCGAGCACGAGTCGATCCAACGTGCACTCGTTCAAGTTCCAATGCAGCGAATGTCAAAGGCTGAATTGCTAGAAATTGTAGACAAAGGTTTATTCAAATGCGAGCCGCTGATCATCCTTCCCTACGTTAGAGAGCGAATCGCGGACTACTCCCACGGTCTTCCGTTCTACGCCCATTTGCTCGCGAGGGAAGCTGCGTTGAATGCTGTGGATGCCGAGCGGACTGTCATCGTGATTGACGATCTTGAGTACGCCGTAAAGCAGGCTGTAGATAGCCAACTGGAATCCATGCTTGGAGCCTACAATCGCGCCGTCTCCGCCCCTCGCGGAAACAATTACAAGCCAGTCCTGCTTGCCTGCGCTCTAGCACTCAAGAATGAGCAACGAATGTTTTTCGCCAGAGATGTAATGGAGCCACTGAGATGCATCACGACCAAGATTTACAAGGTTCCAGCATTTGCCAAGCACCTAAAAGAATTTTGCGAAGAAACTCACGGCCCTATTCTGGAAAGGCGGGGACCTCCGCGCAAGGTGCAATATAGATTTATTGCGCCCCTGATGGAACCGTATGTGATTCTGCGGGGATTGGCGGAGAATCTGATTAAAGAAGCACAGCTTATTCCGCCTTCGGAGCGCTCCACCGCGTTTGCGCAGCTTTCACTGCTACCTCCCGCTTCTGATCCTGCGATAGAGCTTTAG